Within the Methanolinea sp. genome, the region TACGTATTCGTCCACGTTCCTCCTGCCTGGACGTCCAGGCATTCCGCGGGAACCCTGTCGATGAAGAACTGTATCGGAGCCCCCTCCTCTATGCAGCCGTAGACCTGGAGCCTCTGGTCAAAGGAACCAGGACCACCGTAGAACCCGGGATTCGTCACGGTGAAGGGGTTCCCGGCCCCCGTCTGGCCACCCACGACGCGCGCCTCGATCGTCGTACCAGCGGGTGCGGGGATGCCATCCCTGACAGTCACCTCGCCGTAGAACTGGTGGGGCAGCGGGGGAACGCAGGTCGGGGTTGGCGTCGGTGTCACTGTGGGGGTGGGCGTTGGAGAAATTGTGGGAGAAGCGGTGGGTGGAGCGGTCGGGGAAGTGGTCGGGACCGGGGATGTGGTCGGGACCGGGGATGTCGTGGGGCTGGCCGTCGGGGTTGTTGTGGAGGTTGTTGGGGGGACGGTCGTCGGTGGTGGCGTCGTCGGCGATGCTGTGGGTACCGGCGACGTGGTGGGCTGCGTGGTGGGCGTCACGACACCCGTGACCGCGAGGTCCACGTTCTTGTAACCCCCCGCAGAGAACGTGGATGTCTGCGGTGCCTTGATCCCATTCACGTAGAACTCGACAGGGATCCTGCAGCCGCACTCGTACTCACTCGAGGTGACTGCGGCGATGAGGTGGTCGTAGACTCCCGGTACTGTCACGGTGATGTCACCGCGGACGGTGCCGTACACGACTGTCTGGATAACTGTTCCGACCGGCGCGGGGGCACCGTTAATCGTGACCGTCCCGTAGTACGTGCAGGGGATTGGAGGGGGGGAATCGGCCACTGCGATCCCTGCTGCGAGTCCGATAATCAGGAAAAAAATGAGTGGCTTCGTCGACATTTCGCTCCTCGCTGGGTACCGGGATGGGCCGCGATCAGGCACTGATCGCGGCCAGGGTCCCGGGCGAGCTCATGAACAACCAGTAGCCCTTGAACGGGTACATTGGGTTCGTGTCGCTGTGGCTCCCCGAGCCACCGTTGATCAGGGAGGTCTCGTAGGCCTGCGACGCTGCATTGAACCCGATGGCCTGCGTCCACTGGTTCTTCACGGATATCAGGGTGTCCTTCGCACTCGTCGGGTTCACGTCCGAGAACCCGATCGCGTTCCAGCCGGAGGAGAGATCCTTCGTCGGCGGGAGGGCAAGCGGGTCGTTCTTGTACGTCAAGGGCACGTCGACCGTCGCCGTCGAGTAGATCCAGATCCCGTCGAGGGGTTTGACGACCGAATCTTCCGTCATCTGCCTCCAGATCCCGCTCGCGGCGTCGTAGAGGAAGACCGACCTTCCGCCCTTATCCACACCCGCAAAGACCGTCCCGACAGTGTTCTGGCCGTCGGCAAGAGTCCTCGGCGTCGAGACGAAGTTCCAGCCGGGGTACAGCCTCATCGTGCTCGCCGGCGGGGTCGTCGGGGTCGGGGTGGGGGTGCCCGTCGGCCCGGGTCCTGCCGTCACTGTGATGTACGCGTTCTTCGTGATCGAGGAGGTTCCGGTGGCACCCGTAATTGTGAGAGTCACCGAGTACGTCCCCGGGCTCGAATAGACGTGCAGGGGATTCTCCTCGCCGGAAGTGGATCCGTCACCGAAGTTCCACTCGCGCGTCGTCGGCGACCCTATGGAGAGGTCGGTGAACTGGACGGAGAGCGGGGCGGGACCGTTTCTCGGCGTCCCGGAGAAATCTGCCTGCAGGGCCGTGTTGCTCTCGACGGTGAAGTTCAGGACCAGAATCCTGTCATCGACGTTCCTGTCACTGAATCCCTGGAGAAGGGCATGGAGCGCTGCCGTCCCCGCGAGGCGGTCTGGCCCGTCGATAACGAAGAGCTTGCTCCAACGGACTGGCGTAGCAGTGACGACGAACTTCTTGTTGACGTCAGGGTACCATACCTCATCTCTAAGGACCGCAGGGTCAAACCGTAACCACGGGCACCAGTCTGACTGGTCACAAATCTTTGTTTCAGGTATAATATCGAGCCTGTGGTTATACATGGGATGCTGGACAACGATGGTATAGGTTCCGGGCTCGAGGGCAAGGGTATTAATATAATTAGCTAAATTAATGGAGTATTT harbors:
- a CDS encoding PKD domain-containing protein; protein product: MYNHRLDIIPETKICDQSDWCPWLRFDPAVLRDEVWYPDVNKKFVVTATPVRWSKLFVIDGPDRLAGTAALHALLQGFSDRNVDDRILVLNFTVESNTALQADFSGTPRNGPAPLSVQFTDLSIGSPTTREWNFGDGSTSGEENPLHVYSSPGTYSVTLTITGATGTSSITKNAYITVTAGPGPTGTPTPTPTTPPASTMRLYPGWNFVSTPRTLADGQNTVGTVFAGVDKGGRSVFLYDAASGIWRQMTEDSVVKPLDGIWIYSTATVDVPLTYKNDPLALPPTKDLSSGWNAIGFSDVNPTSAKDTLISVKNQWTQAIGFNAASQAYETSLINGGSGSHSDTNPMYPFKGYWLFMSSPGTLAAISA